A region from the Sorex araneus isolate mSorAra2 chromosome 6, mSorAra2.pri, whole genome shotgun sequence genome encodes:
- the LOC129405882 gene encoding cytochrome c oxidase subunit 7C, mitochondrial-like, translating into FEACAGGTRSSGREASVCRRHLSVVRRASDRATWAQSGRRFTTSVVRRSHYEEGPGKNLPFSVENKWRLLAMMTVYFGSGFAAPFFIVRHQLLKK; encoded by the coding sequence TTCGAGGCCTGCGCTGGAGGAACAAGGTCGTCGGGGCGGGAGGCGTCTGTGTGCCGCCGCCATTTGTCCGTGGTTCGCCGCGCTTCCGATCGCGCCACGTGGGCCCAGAGCGGCCGCAGGTTCACCACCTCGGTGGTCCGCCGGAGCCACTATGAGGAGGGCCCGGGGAAGAATTTGCCTTTTTCAGTGGAAAACAAGTGGCGGTTGCTTGCCATGATGACTGTGTACTTCGGGTCCGGATTTGCAGCGCCCTTCTTCATAGTAAGACACCAGCTGCTTAAGAAATAA